A genomic window from Salvia hispanica cultivar TCC Black 2014 chromosome 5, UniMelb_Shisp_WGS_1.0, whole genome shotgun sequence includes:
- the LOC125190650 gene encoding cyclin-C1-2-like isoform X2 codes for MDANFWTSSHYKQLIDAEEVNVVHQLDKERGITAEDCKLIKFHTSRCIVELADGVKLQQRVAATAITYMRRLYTRKSMTEYNPCLVAATCLYLAAKSEETAVHAKLVAFQITEDPSEVKYYSKEIHKMEMKILEALNYYLLVFHPYRSMTQFLQDAGVSNLAEQTTGIINDTYKMDLVLVHPPHLIALACIFIASFQNDKKITAWFEELRVDMNVVRSIAMEIIDFYESYKVMSEKPRTRAVMDKLR; via the exons ATGGATGCCAATTTCTGGACTTCCTCTCACTA CAAGCAGCTTATCGACGCGGAAGAGGTGAATGTGGTGCACCAATTGGACAAGGAAAGGGGCATTACTGCTGAAGATTGCAAGCTCATCAAATTTCACACTTCCCGCT GTATTGTGGAGCTGGCAGACGGTGTCAAATTGCAGCAGAG GGTTGCGGCTACGGCCATTACATACATGAGACGTCTCTATACCAG GAAAAGTATGACGGAATATAATCCGTGCCTGGTTGCTGCGACCTGCTTGTACTTGGCAGCTAAATCCGAAGAAACCGCAGTGCATGCCAAACTTGTTGCTTTTCAAATCACGGAAGATCCAA GTGAAGTAAAGTACTACTCTAAAGAGATACACAAGATGGAAATGAAAATCTTGGAAGCCCTCAACTATTATTTACTTGTATTCCATCCTTATCGATCAATGACTCA GTTTCTTCAGGATGCTGGCGTGAGTAATTTGGCAGAACAAACTAC GGGGATCATTAACGACACATACAAGATGGATCTGGTTCTTGTTCATCCTCCTCACTTGATCGCATTAGCCTGCATATTCATTGCAAGCTTCcagaatgataaaaaaatcacgGCTTGGTTTGAGGAGCTTCGTGTTGACATGAACGTG GTGCGAAGCATTGCAATGGAGATTATAGATTTCTACGAGAGCTACAAAGTGATGTCAGAAAAACCCAGGACTAGAGCAGTAATGGACAAGCTACGATGA
- the LOC125190650 gene encoding cyclin-C1-2-like isoform X1 — MDANFWTSSHYKQLIDAEEVNVVHQLDKERGITAEDCKLIKFHTSRCIVELADGVKLQQRVAATAITYMRRLYTRKSMTEYNPCLVAATCLYLAAKSEETAVHAKLVAFQITEDPSKHIPMKISQVMFFVLSDNGLEQAFAGEVKYYSKEIHKMEMKILEALNYYLLVFHPYRSMTQFLQDAGVSNLAEQTTGIINDTYKMDLVLVHPPHLIALACIFIASFQNDKKITAWFEELRVDMNVVRSIAMEIIDFYESYKVMSEKPRTRAVMDKLR; from the exons ATGGATGCCAATTTCTGGACTTCCTCTCACTA CAAGCAGCTTATCGACGCGGAAGAGGTGAATGTGGTGCACCAATTGGACAAGGAAAGGGGCATTACTGCTGAAGATTGCAAGCTCATCAAATTTCACACTTCCCGCT GTATTGTGGAGCTGGCAGACGGTGTCAAATTGCAGCAGAG GGTTGCGGCTACGGCCATTACATACATGAGACGTCTCTATACCAG GAAAAGTATGACGGAATATAATCCGTGCCTGGTTGCTGCGACCTGCTTGTACTTGGCAGCTAAATCCGAAGAAACCGCAGTGCATGCCAAACTTGTTGCTTTTCAAATCACGGAAGATCCAAGTAAACATATTCCGATGAAGATTTCCCAAGTTATGTTCTTTGTTTTGAGTGATAACGGGCTAGAGCAAGCTTTTGCAGGTGAAGTAAAGTACTACTCTAAAGAGATACACAAGATGGAAATGAAAATCTTGGAAGCCCTCAACTATTATTTACTTGTATTCCATCCTTATCGATCAATGACTCA GTTTCTTCAGGATGCTGGCGTGAGTAATTTGGCAGAACAAACTAC GGGGATCATTAACGACACATACAAGATGGATCTGGTTCTTGTTCATCCTCCTCACTTGATCGCATTAGCCTGCATATTCATTGCAAGCTTCcagaatgataaaaaaatcacgGCTTGGTTTGAGGAGCTTCGTGTTGACATGAACGTG GTGCGAAGCATTGCAATGGAGATTATAGATTTCTACGAGAGCTACAAAGTGATGTCAGAAAAACCCAGGACTAGAGCAGTAATGGACAAGCTACGATGA